The sequence ATCTACTGGAGCGGCGCTGTGGCGATCATGGCGATGATCCTGCCGGGGGTGTCCGGCTCCTTTCTGCTGCTGGTGCTGGGCCAGTACCAGCACGTGCTCGAGGCCGTGAAGGGGCTGCAGTTCGGCACCCTGGTGCCCTTTGCTCTGGGCTGCATCACCGGCCTGCTGCTGTTTGTGCGGCTGCTGCGCTGGCTGCTGCAGCGCTGGCACGGGCAGACCGTGGCCCTGCTGGTGGGCTTCATGGCCGGCTCGCTGTGGAAGATCTGGCCGTTCCGTGTCGTGCTCGAGAGCGTCATCAACGCCAGGGGCGCGGTGGTGGTGCTGCGCGATGCCCTGGCACCTCCCACCAGCGGCGGGGCCCTGGCCGTGGCTCTGCTGCTGATGGGCCTCGGGGTGGCCCTGGTGACGGGGCTGGAGCAGCTGCAGGCCCGCGCCGGTGGCCAGGAGATGGGCGCCTGATGGCCGCGTGCTGGACACTGGGGCGGTCTCCACAGCTGCCATGACCCGTTTCCGCATCGGCGACCGCGGCAGGCCCCCGGAACACTGGGGTTCGGCTCTGGGGTTCGTGCTGGCGGCCTCGGGCAGTGCGGTGGGCCTGGGCAATCTCTGGGGCTTCGCCTACCGGGCTTCCCAGGGCGGCGGTGCCGCCTTCGTGCTGCTCTACCTGCTGATCGTGCTGCTGGTGTGCCTGCCGGTGCTGGTGGCCGAGATGGTGCTGGGGCGCAGCACCGGCCATGCGCCGCTGCTGGCGCCGGTCACGGCGGGGGGCCGCCGCTGGGCGCCGCTGGGCTGGCTCTACATGGCGGCTGCCACGGGAATCCTCTCCTATTACGCCGTGCTGATGGGCTGGACGGGCCGCACCCTGCTGCATGCCCTGGCTGATGGCCTGCCGGGCGACATGGCGGCGGCGCAGACCTTCTTCGCGTCGATCAGCAGTGGCGGTGATGCCGTGCTCGGCCACCTGCTCAGCCTGGCCCTCACGGGTGTGGTGGTGGCCGCAGGCATCCGTGGCGGCATCGAGCGGCTCAGCCGCTGGGGCATGCCGCTGCTGTTCCTGATGCTGCTCGGCCTGCTGCTGTGGGCCAGCACCCTGCCGGAGACAGCCGCCGGCTACCGCACCTTCCTGCTGCGCTGGGATGCCGCCAAACTGCTCGACCCGGCCACGATCCGCAACGCCTTCACCCAGGCCTTCTTCTCGATCGGCACCGGCATCGGCGCGATCCTGGCCTACGCGGCCTACCTGGAGCGGCGCAGCCCCATTCCCCGCGAGGCCGCCAGCGTGGTGGCGATGGACACGGCCGTCGGGCTGATGGCCGGCTGCGTCACCTTCCCGGTGGTGGCGAGTTTCGGCCTGGGCGACGTGGTGAGCGGCAGCACCGTGGGCACCCTGTTCATCGCCCTGCCCACCGGTCTGGCCTCCCTGGGCCTGAGCGGCCGGCTCGTGGCCGTGGTGTTCTTCGCCCTGGCCTACATCGCCGCGATCACCTCCGCCGTGTCGCTGCTGGAGGTGCCCACCAGCTCCCTGATGGACCGCCTGGGCTGGAGCCGCCGCCGCACCACCTGGCTGCTGGTGCTGCTGATCGCCGTGCTGGGGCTGCCCTCGGCCCTGGATGTGGGCGTGCTGGAGCGCATGGATGCGGTGTTCGGCGGGGTGGTGCTGATCAGTGGCGGCCTGGGGCTGGCGCTGCTGCTGGGCTGGGGTGCCCCGGCGCGCTTCCTGCAGGATCTGCGTCAGTCCGGCAGCTCTGATGCCCTGGTGCGGCCCTTGCTCTGGGCCCTGCGCTGGCTGTCGCCGCCCGCCATCACGGTGGGCCTGGTGGTGTCGGTGCTCGACCTGGCCCGCAGCTGGAGCGGCTGAGCCCCGCCGGCCAGGGGTTTGACTGGCGCCAGTGGATGGCGGAACGATGACGGCAAGGCCGGGCTGGCTGCAGCGCTGGAACTTCATCGAGCGGGCCCGGCTGGAGCGCAAGCTCTGGGATGCCTTTGAGGCCCGCCAGGACATTGAGGCGATGGTGGTCAGCTGCCGCGAGGCGGTGCAGGCCGGCGATGCCGGTCGCTCCTTTGAGCTGGAGGTGTGGCAGACCACCCTGGTGCGGATCCGCCGCATTGAGCGGCTGATGGCTGATCAGGCGCCGCCGGAGTGAGCGGCGCGGGCTGCGGGCAGCCGGCTCAGCGGCGCAGCCACTCGGTGTGGCCGCCAGGGCGGTCGATCAGCTCGATGCCCTCAGCCTGCAGTTCGGCGCGGATGCGGTCGGCGCTGGCGTAGTCGCGGGCCGCCTTGGCGGCGCGGCGGCTTTCGATGCGCTCCAGGATCTCCGCTTCTTCGGGGGCTGCCGCGGTGCCGGCGGGGTTCTGCGGCGGGGCCGGGGCCTCTGGCTTCAGCCCCAGCACGGCCGCCAGCTCCTGCAGCAGGCCCAGCCGGGCGGCCATGGCGGGGCTGGCAACGGCCTCGGCGGCGCTGTCGTCGCCGCGCTCCAGCCGGTTGGCCAGGCTGCGCAGGGGGCGGCCCAGCTCAAACAGCGTGGCCAGGGCGGCTGAGGTGTTGAGGTCGTCGTCCATGGCCTCGATGAAGCGCTCACGCAGCGCCGCCAGCTCTGGCTCCAGGGCGCCGGAATCGCCGGCGCTGGGCACAGGGGTGATGGCGCTGTCGGCGCTGGGCTGGCCGAGGCCCAGGGCGGCATTGAGTCCCTTCCAGCCGGCGGCGGCGGCCTCCAGGGCCTCGCTGCTGAAATCGAGGGGCTTGCGGTAGTGGGCCTGCAGGGTGAACAGCCGCAGGGTCATCGGGCTCACCCCCGAATCCAGCAGGGCGCGGATGGTGGTGAAGTTGCCCAGCGACTTGGACATCTTCTCGCCGCCCACATTCACCATGCCGTTATGCAGCCAGAGGCGCGCCAGGGGCTTGCCGGTGGTGGCCTCCGACTGGGCGATCTCGTTCTCGTGGTGGGGAAAGATCAGATCGGCGCCGCCCAGGTGGATGTCGATCGTGTCGCCCAGCTCCTCGCGCACCATGGCGGAGCACTCGATGTGCCAGCCCGGCCGCCCCTCGCCCCAGGGGGAGGGATAACTCGGTTCGCCCGGCTTGGCGCCCTTCCAGAGGGCGAAATCAAAGGGGTGCCGCTTGCGGGCCTCTTCCGCCGTCGCCACCCGGCCGGCGGCATTGTCCTGCTGCTCGCCCAGGTCGCGGCCGGAGAGCTTGCCGTAGCCGCCATGGCCCATCACGGCGAAATACACATCGCCGTCGGCGGAATAGGCCGCGCCCTTGGCTTCCAGCTCCGTGATCATGCGGCGGATCGCCCCGAGACTGCCCGTGGCCCGGGGCATCCGATCCGGGGGCAGGATGTTGAGCCGGGCCATGTCAGTGCGGAAGGCCTCGATGTTGCGCTCGCTCACCACCTCCATCGAGCTGCCCTCGGCGGCGGCGCGGCCGAGGATCTTGTCGTCGATGTCGGTGTAGTTCTGCACGAAGGTCACCGCATAGCCGCTCCAGATCAGGTAACGGCGCAGCACATCCCAGGCGATGTAGCTGCGGGCGTGGCCGAGGTGGCAGAGGTCATACACCGTGACGCCGCAGCAGTAGATGCTCACCTTGCCCGGCTCCAGAGGCTCGAACGCCTCAACGCGACGGGTGAGCGTGTTGGTGAGCCGCAGGGTCACAGAGGAGATGGGGCGCTGGGTTGGGATCGTGGCACAGGCCTGCGGCTGCCCCGATCACCTCTCGGGCTCTGATGGGCCGGAGCCGCTCACCCGGCCCACCACGTAGCCCACCAGTGCCCCCACCAGAAACCCCTGGGCCAGCAGGATCTGGCGGCGGTAGCGCCAGGGGATGCGCCCCAGCTGAATGCCCACCACCAGGGCGATCAGCAGCGCACCAATGCCCACGCCGCGGGCCAGGGCCAGGCCTTTGCGCTTCGGGCGCACCGCTGGAGAACGGTCACTCCGGGAGAGGCCAGGCCGTCGGCCGCCGTCGGGTGGTTCGCGTGCACTGAAGTTTGGCAGACAAGGAGTATCGATCGAACCCCAAATATAGGTTGAGATCCTTCGCAGCGCGATTTTCCTGCCGGCAGATGTTGCAGGTACACCAACATGGTCGCCCTGTGGATCCCATCAGCGCTCCACCACGACAGTGGACTCACTCATTGAAGGTGGATTCAGGGTCGGATGCTGTGAATGCGTGCGCCGTGCTGAAGAGCGTGTCAAGTGACCAGAGCTGGCTTTCAAGAGGATCAAGTGTTGGACCCCCATGCATCCAACCAGATGAAGCCTGCTGCCAGACAGTGCCGATGCGTTGCTCCCCATTGAGCTGAAGGTCCCAACACCCACATCAGGGTCGACGTGGGGGATCAGCGAATCACCGAATTTCCCCAAAGTTGTAGCGGCTCTGGGCTGACTGTCTGACAGCCATGATGTGCCAAACCAGCTCTAAAGCTGTCCTTGCACGCCCCTCAAGCCCCTGGGGCCCCAGCCCTGGAGGTGGCCCATGCTCTGGCCCAGATCCATTTTCAGGCCCTTGCACGGGTTCTGACAACGAGGGCCATCGCCTTGGCCGTCACGGAACTCTGGCTGGACCCATGGCCGCTGAAGCAAGCTTCTCTCCGCAGCGGCACCGCAGTGGCACAAGCGGTCCTAGCCCAGGCAGCTGGTGCCCTTCTGGTGGGTTCAGATGTTGTCTGATTCAGAACGCTTCAGGCACCAGCGAGCGCGGCTGTCCAGCCTTGGCTCTGATCCCAGGAGAGGCCCCCGTCCTGCGCGCGCGTCTCCAGCCGCTCAGCCGCATGGCGACAGGGCCCTTTGAAGCACCGGCAGAGGAGGGCTGAGCAGGTGCTATGGTTTGGAACTGCTCCGAGGGGGAAGGCCGCGAGGCTGGAACCAGAGAGGAGCAGGCTTACAGAGATGGAAGAGCGCCTGCGAGAGCGGCCCTTCGGTGCTGTAGGTTTCTGTGGTCGCTGCGAGGCGACAGCCACCGAGAGCTTCTGGAAACGGGAGTGGAGGTAGCAGAACCTGGACAACCGAAACGTTTAGGAACTGACGCTTTCACTGCGTCAGTGCTTCTTGAGTGTGTGCTTGCTGAGCTGAGCCTGTGAAAGGGCGAGGTTGAGCGGGGATGGTTAAGGAGTATTGACGAAAGAGCAGTGAAGGTGTGAGGTCCCGTCAAAAGAACAATAGCAACTGGTATTGAGCTGTTGATGATGTGATTGCTTCTCACGAGTGACCATGTTGTTGAAAAGCAGTTTGATACTGGAAGCGAACCGGATCTGAGATCTGGGAAAGTCACCAGGTTGTTATGAACGAGAGTTGATGGCAATCAAGTGCACTCTTTGAAACCATTTTACCGAATGGGGCGAGCGCTTAAGACGATGGCTTGTGGCTGACTGCATGCTTCGGCATGAAGGAAGGCATTGGTAGTTGATTTTAGGAGTGAGCAAGCCGAGTTGATGATGAGCAGGAGAGATCTTGTTTGTTTTAGAGGACCGGTCTACAACGGAGAGTTTGATCCTGGCTCAGGATGAACGCTGGCGGCGTGCTTAACACATGCAAGTCGAACGAGCCTTCGGGCTAGTGGCGGACGGGTGAGTAACGCGTGAGAATCTGCCCTCAGGAGGGGGATAACGGCTGGAAACGGCCGCTAATACCCCATATGCCGCGAGGTGAAATGAGAAATCGCCTGAGGATGAGCTCGCGTCTGATTAGCTAGTTGGTGGGGTAAGAGCCTACCAAGGCATCGATCAGTAGCTGGTCTGAGAGGATGATCAGCCACACTGGGACTGAGACACGGCCCAGACTCCTACGGGAGGCAGCAGTGGGGAATTTTCCGCAATGGGCGCAAGCCTGACGGAGCAACGCCGCGTGAGGGATGAAGGCCTCTGGGCTGTAAACCTCTTTTCTCAAGGAAGAAGAACTGACGGTACTTGAGGAATAAGCCACGGCTAATTCCGTGCCAGCAGCCGCGGTAATACGGGAGTGGCAAGCGTTATCCGGAATTATTGGGCGTAAAGCGTCCGCAGGCGGTCTTGAAAGTCTGTTGTTAAAGCGTGGAGCTCAACTCCATTTCAGCAATGGAAACTAGAAGACTAGAGTGTGGTAGGGGCAGAGGGAATTCCCGGTGTAGCGGTGAAATGCGTAGATATCGGGAAGAACACCAGTGGCGAAGGCGCTCTGCTGGGCCATAACTGACGCTCATGGACGAAAGCCAGGGGAGCGAAAGGGATTAGATACCCCTGTAGTCCTGGCCGTAAACGATGAACACTAGGTGTCGGGGGAATCGACCCCCTCGGTGTCGTAGCCAACGCGTTAAGTGTTCCGCCTGGGGAGTACGCACGCAAGTGTGAAACTCAAAGGAATTGACGGGGGCCCGCACAAGCGGTGGAGTATGTGGTTTAATTCGATGCAACGCGAAGAACCTTACCAGGGTTTGACATCCTGCGAATCTTTTGGAAACAGAAGAGTGCCTTCGGGAGCGCAGAGACAGGTGGTGCATGGCTGTCGTCAGCTCGTGTCGTGAGATGTTGGGTTAAGTCCCGCAACGAGCGCAACCCACGTCTTTAGTTGCCAGCATTGAGTTGGGCACTCTAGAGAGACCGCCGGTGATAAACCGGAGGAAGGTGTGGATGACGTCAAGTCATCATGCCCCTTACATCCTGGGCTACACACGTACTACAATGCTACGGACAGAGGGCAGCAAACTCGCGAGAGCTAGCAAATCCCATAAACCGTGGCTCAGTTCAGATCGTAGGCTGCAACTCGCCTACGTGAAGGAGGAATCGCTAGTAATCGCAGGTCAGCATACTGCGGTGAATACGTTCCCGGGCCTTGTACACACCGCCCGTCACACCATGGAAGTTGGCCATGCCCGAAGTCGTTACTCCAACCCTTGTGGAGGAGGACGCCGAAGGTGGGGCTGATGACTGGGGTGAAGTCGTAACAAGGTAGCCGTACCGGAAGGTGCGGCTGGATCACCTCCTAACAGGGAGACAATAACTGATTATGATGTCTGAGCGCTGAGAACCATCCAGTCTTTGTGGCTGTTGGTAGGAAGCAACTTTTGTCTCAGGCCATGATCCTGTCATCTCGAAGGTCGATCGGTACCTCAAGGAGGCAAGCGCAGAACAGATCCGGCATGCAAGCCAGGTTGTCATCAGGGATCAGCACACCGCAAGGTGAGTTGAGATCAGGTGATGCCTTGGTGGAAGTGTTGTGGTGTGGGAGAGCGTGAAGCCTTTTTCAGTTCCTAAACGTTGTCTAGGTCACCCCCCTGAGGGTAAGCCCAAGCCGGGTGATCGGTTTGGAAATCTCCTGGGCCATTAGCTCAGGTGGTTAGAGCGCACCCCTGATAAGGGTGAGGTCCC is a genomic window of Cyanobium sp. NS01 containing:
- a CDS encoding sodium-dependent transporter, giving the protein MTRFRIGDRGRPPEHWGSALGFVLAASGSAVGLGNLWGFAYRASQGGGAAFVLLYLLIVLLVCLPVLVAEMVLGRSTGHAPLLAPVTAGGRRWAPLGWLYMAAATGILSYYAVLMGWTGRTLLHALADGLPGDMAAAQTFFASISSGGDAVLGHLLSLALTGVVVAAGIRGGIERLSRWGMPLLFLMLLGLLLWASTLPETAAGYRTFLLRWDAAKLLDPATIRNAFTQAFFSIGTGIGAILAYAAYLERRSPIPREAASVVAMDTAVGLMAGCVTFPVVASFGLGDVVSGSTVGTLFIALPTGLASLGLSGRLVAVVFFALAYIAAITSAVSLLEVPTSSLMDRLGWSRRRTTWLLVLLIAVLGLPSALDVGVLERMDAVFGGVVLISGGLGLALLLGWGAPARFLQDLRQSGSSDALVRPLLWALRWLSPPAITVGLVVSVLDLARSWSG
- the cysS gene encoding cysteine--tRNA ligase, translating into MTLRLTNTLTRRVEAFEPLEPGKVSIYCCGVTVYDLCHLGHARSYIAWDVLRRYLIWSGYAVTFVQNYTDIDDKILGRAAAEGSSMEVVSERNIEAFRTDMARLNILPPDRMPRATGSLGAIRRMITELEAKGAAYSADGDVYFAVMGHGGYGKLSGRDLGEQQDNAAGRVATAEEARKRHPFDFALWKGAKPGEPSYPSPWGEGRPGWHIECSAMVREELGDTIDIHLGGADLIFPHHENEIAQSEATTGKPLARLWLHNGMVNVGGEKMSKSLGNFTTIRALLDSGVSPMTLRLFTLQAHYRKPLDFSSEALEAAAAGWKGLNAALGLGQPSADSAITPVPSAGDSGALEPELAALRERFIEAMDDDLNTSAALATLFELGRPLRSLANRLERGDDSAAEAVASPAMAARLGLLQELAAVLGLKPEAPAPPQNPAGTAAAPEEAEILERIESRRAAKAARDYASADRIRAELQAEGIELIDRPGGHTEWLRR